The following proteins are encoded in a genomic region of Struthio camelus isolate bStrCam1 chromosome 3, bStrCam1.hap1, whole genome shotgun sequence:
- the TSSK4 gene encoding testis-specific serine/threonine-protein kinase 4 yields MAEAAPLATPAVLQQFSYQLEQMLGHSTYGKVYKAVARRQQARVAIKVISKRKAPEEYLRELLPHHIQVLKGLHHKHLITLYQAIETTARYYIIMELAPLGNVLQRVQSQGPCPEHLAGHWFSQLVLCLAYLHSRAIVHRDLKLENLLLDCQDNVKISIFGFPRKVALEEANGESLGASTSGGVPAGGVLSQTFCGSYAYACPRILQAQAYDPFLADTWSAGVILYALLLGRLPFDDTNLRRLLQQIQQPLVFPSWQPLPQDCKDVILRLLCPASQRLSARQLLQTPWVSRFLPPAPPGDLPSATEAPQT; encoded by the exons ATGGCCGAGGCGGCCCCCCTTGCCACCCCGGCAGTGCTGCAGCAGTTCAGCTACCAACTGGAGCAGATGCTGGGCCACAGCACCTACGGGAAGGTGTACAAGGCTGTGGCCCGCCGGCAGCAGGCCCGGGTTGCCATCAAAGTCATCTCCAAAAGAAAGGCACCGGAGGAATATCTCCGAGAGCTCCTGCCCCATCACATCCAG gtATTGAAGGGGCTGCACCACAAGCATCTCATCACCCTCTACCAGGCCATCGAGACCACGGCGCGGTACTACATCATCATGGAGCTGGCACCGTTGGGGAACGTCCTTCAGCGGGTGCAGAGCCAGGGGCCCTGCCCCGAGCACCTGGCGGGACACTGGTTCTCCCAGCTGGTCCTCTGCCTGGCCTACCTCCACAGCAGGGCCATCGTCCACCG GGACCTGAAGCTGGAGAACCTCCTCCTGGACTGCCAGGACAACGTGAAGATCTCCATCTTCGGCTTCCCCCGGAAGGTGGCCCTGGAGGAGGCCAACGGGGAGTCCCTGGGGGCTTCCACCTCTGGGGGGGTGCCCGCTGGGGGGGTGCTGAGCCAGACCTTCTGTGGATCGTACGCCTACGCCTGCCCCAGGATCCTGCAGGCGCAGGCCTACGACCCCTTCCTGGCGGACACCTGGAGCGCTGGCGTCATCCTCTACGCCTTGCTCCTGGGCCGCCTGCCCTTCGACGACACCAACCTGCGGCGCCTCCTGCAGCAGATCCAGCAGCCTCTCGTCTTCCCCTCgtggcagcccctgccccaggactgcaag GACGTGATCCTGCGCCTGCTGTGCCCGGCCTCGCAGCGCCTCTCGGCCCGGCAGCTCCTGCAGACCCCCTGGGTCTCTCGcttcctgcccccggcccccccgggcgaCCTGCCCTCTGCCACAGAGGCCCCTCAGACATAA